In Acidobacteriota bacterium, a single genomic region encodes these proteins:
- a CDS encoding alcohol dehydrogenase catalytic domain-containing protein — protein MNDTMRVWVYDGPHASHIETRSRPEPGPDDVRIRIAHIGICGSDLHGYTGESGRRVPGMVMGHEASGWIEAMGSAVSGLAVGDAVTFNPALPCDGSCGHDVENQCARLRVIGVTPEIQGAFADAIVVQAVRAVRLGEMSTEWGAGIEPMAVALQTSRRAGVAAGASVLVIGGGMIGQCVAQAARLDGATEVVVSDAMAERREVATAAGFRTVAPEDVENLSHFDIAIDAVGISATAAAAIRAVGKGATVCFVGLGTPEVTVPLFDIVVSERQIVGSFCYTHEVFRDAVSHIAAGRLDLGVLIGSQEPFEDIGTTFEALASGARRDVKIMISTGATAP, from the coding sequence ATGAACGATACAATGCGAGTTTGGGTCTATGACGGTCCGCACGCCTCGCACATTGAGACCCGGTCCAGGCCAGAGCCGGGTCCTGACGACGTTCGGATTCGTATCGCACACATCGGCATCTGTGGATCCGACCTCCATGGCTACACGGGAGAGTCCGGCAGACGAGTCCCTGGAATGGTTATGGGTCACGAGGCCAGCGGCTGGATCGAAGCCATGGGTTCTGCGGTATCGGGTCTGGCAGTGGGCGATGCGGTGACGTTCAATCCTGCCCTCCCCTGTGATGGGAGTTGCGGTCATGATGTCGAGAACCAGTGCGCCCGGTTACGGGTGATCGGGGTCACACCGGAAATCCAGGGCGCGTTCGCCGACGCCATCGTAGTTCAAGCGGTCCGAGCCGTACGGCTCGGCGAGATGTCAACCGAGTGGGGCGCAGGTATCGAACCCATGGCAGTCGCGCTCCAGACGTCCCGCCGCGCGGGAGTCGCGGCCGGCGCCTCTGTACTGGTGATCGGTGGAGGTATGATCGGTCAGTGTGTCGCGCAAGCGGCGCGCCTCGACGGCGCCACAGAGGTCGTCGTGTCCGATGCGATGGCAGAGCGTCGGGAGGTGGCAACCGCCGCTGGTTTCCGCACCGTCGCTCCGGAGGACGTGGAGAACCTAAGTCACTTCGACATCGCCATAGACGCGGTAGGTATCTCGGCGACGGCGGCGGCAGCCATCAGGGCTGTAGGTAAGGGCGCCACCGTCTGCTTCGTGGGTCTCGGAACGCCCGAAGTTACCGTACCGCTCTTCGACATCGTCGTTTCGGAGCGCCAGATCGTCGGTTCCTTCTGCTACACGCACGAGGTGTTTCGCGACGCCGTCAGTCACATCGCAGCAGGGCGGCTCGACCTGGGGGTGCTCATCGGGAGTCAGGAACCGTTCGAGGATATCGGTACCACATTCGAGGCCTTGGCGAGCGGAGCCCGTCGAGATGTCAAGATCATGATCAGTACTGGAGCGACGGCCCCGTGA
- a CDS encoding ATP-binding cassette domain-containing protein: MGGRSGESALSVKDLVKTFHFGGGFLARDTGEVSAVAGVSFDIAFGRTMGLVGESGCGKSTTARCILRLIEPTSGDIFLRQTLEDGGYATIDIVAADKKQLRTLRRRMQIVFQDPYASLDPRMTVGSSIGELLIVHTDMSRDDRVTRTGDLLQLVGMSPKAAERYPHEFSGGQRQRIGIARALVLRPDFLILDEPVSALDVSIQAQILNLLEELQQNLGLTYLFIAHDLAVVRHICDETAVMYLGKIVEATTTDALFSKPMHPYTHALLSAVPVPDPKLERQRSRILLEGDVPSALNPPTGCRFHTRCSVGKDKEICKTQEPPLRELLPGHYVACHFPEAKQVL; encoded by the coding sequence ATCGGTGGGCGGAGCGGGGAGAGCGCTCTCTCCGTTAAGGATCTGGTCAAGACCTTTCATTTTGGTGGCGGTTTCCTCGCCCGCGACACGGGTGAAGTTTCTGCCGTCGCCGGTGTGTCGTTCGATATTGCTTTCGGTAGGACGATGGGTCTCGTCGGCGAGTCGGGTTGCGGCAAGTCCACGACTGCCCGTTGCATACTCCGGCTGATTGAGCCAACGTCCGGTGATATCTTCCTCCGGCAGACTCTCGAGGACGGGGGGTACGCAACGATCGACATCGTCGCCGCCGACAAGAAGCAGCTCCGCACTCTGCGGCGCCGCATGCAAATCGTCTTCCAAGATCCATATGCGTCCCTCGACCCCAGGATGACGGTGGGTAGTTCAATCGGCGAGCTTCTCATCGTACACACCGACATGAGCCGTGATGATCGAGTTACCCGCACCGGAGATCTCCTGCAGCTTGTCGGCATGAGTCCGAAGGCTGCGGAGCGATACCCCCACGAGTTTTCCGGTGGGCAGCGCCAACGGATCGGAATTGCCAGGGCGCTCGTGCTGCGTCCGGATTTTCTTATTCTCGACGAACCCGTTTCTGCCCTCGATGTGTCCATTCAGGCGCAGATCCTGAATCTTCTGGAGGAATTGCAGCAGAACCTCGGCCTCACCTACCTCTTTATCGCACACGACCTCGCGGTGGTGCGGCACATCTGTGACGAGACAGCAGTCATGTACTTGGGCAAGATCGTCGAGGCGACCACGACGGACGCGCTGTTCTCGAAGCCGATGCATCCGTACACCCACGCGTTGCTTTCCGCGGTTCCCGTGCCCGATCCGAAACTCGAGAGACAGCGCTCGCGCATTCTGCTCGAAGGCGATGTGCCGAGTGCGCTGAATCCACCGACGGGGTGCCGTTTTCACACAAGGTGCTCGGTCGGTAAGGACAAGGAGATCTGCAAGACGCAGGAGCCCCCGCTGCGCGAGCTGTTACCGGGGCATTACGTCGCGTGCCATTTCCCGGAAGCCAAGCAGGTTCTCTGA
- a CDS encoding alpha/beta fold hydrolase, with protein sequence MPITILPTGIDMYYQVAGTGDPLLLIMGTGADHSTWEAQVEAYKGDFMVVTYDARGTGRSTHPEAVEDYSMRILADDAAALLDYLGIARAHVSGLSLGSATAQELAINYPDKVATLQLHGTWGRSDEWFNRMIDTNALPVSLGDFAAYIRTALLWLASPQFINEQSEEAEAFERAFILENPHPPSKHGMMGHFHADQTHDALDRLHQICVPTLITSGELDWQVPTRYGLEVQRRIPGSTIQVFTGSASSHIAFIEMTEDWNTFTLAWLKRQATSTQWAVQPPSTTKTDPVM encoded by the coding sequence ATGCCGATCACGATCCTGCCTACGGGCATCGACATGTATTACCAAGTCGCGGGGACCGGAGATCCGTTGCTCTTGATTATGGGCACGGGCGCCGACCATTCCACTTGGGAGGCACAAGTGGAGGCGTACAAAGGCGACTTCATGGTGGTCACCTACGATGCTCGCGGAACCGGGCGGTCGACGCATCCCGAAGCGGTCGAGGATTACTCGATGCGGATTCTCGCGGACGACGCGGCTGCACTGCTTGACTATCTTGGCATCGCAAGAGCCCACGTCTCTGGGCTATCGCTGGGCAGTGCGACGGCACAGGAGCTGGCTATCAACTACCCCGACAAGGTGGCAACTCTGCAGCTCCACGGTACATGGGGCCGCTCCGATGAGTGGTTCAATCGCATGATCGACACCAACGCACTTCCGGTGTCGCTCGGCGACTTCGCCGCGTACATACGCACGGCGCTGTTGTGGTTAGCAAGTCCGCAGTTCATCAACGAGCAATCGGAGGAAGCGGAGGCATTCGAACGCGCCTTTATCCTGGAGAATCCGCACCCGCCGTCGAAGCACGGGATGATGGGACACTTCCACGCCGATCAGACCCACGATGCCCTGGACCGCCTCCATCAGATCTGTGTGCCGACGCTTATCACGTCCGGTGAACTCGACTGGCAGGTGCCGACCCGCTATGGCCTGGAGGTCCAGCGTCGTATCCCGGGTTCGACGATACAGGTGTTCACAGGATCGGCGTCGAGCCATATCGCATTCATCGAGATGACGGAAGACTGGAATACTTTCACTCTGGCCTGGCTGAAGCGGCAGGCCACAAGTACTCAGTGGGCTGTCCAACCGCCGTCGACGACCAAGACTGATCCCGTCATGTAG
- a CDS encoding SDR family oxidoreductase, producing MPRTRRPTANNPLDLFRLDGRVALVTGGSRGLGAAIGEALSWAGASVALTSRSASEVSSRARKIAAVTRGRVVGIEADVSDESAVDHAIESTVEQLGGLDILVNNAGINVRGSIAELNREDFDRSLAVNVTGPWMMCRAAAPHLRSSSHARVINISSTFGLVAAANRTAYTTSKGATIQLTRALALEWADDGIMVNAIAPGPFLTEMNIPFQNTEHAISIISEEVALKRWGKLHEVQGAALLLASDASSYMTGSVLVVDGGWTAH from the coding sequence GTGCCACGTACGAGGAGGCCCACGGCGAATAACCCTCTCGATCTCTTCCGACTCGACGGTCGGGTTGCTCTCGTGACGGGCGGTTCGCGGGGGCTTGGCGCTGCCATCGGTGAGGCATTGTCCTGGGCCGGTGCATCCGTGGCGTTGACGAGCCGTTCGGCGTCCGAGGTGTCATCCCGAGCCCGGAAAATCGCGGCGGTCACCCGTGGCCGCGTCGTAGGCATCGAGGCAGACGTCTCGGATGAGTCCGCAGTCGACCATGCCATCGAGAGCACGGTCGAACAGCTGGGCGGACTCGACATCCTTGTCAACAACGCCGGGATCAACGTTCGTGGATCCATCGCCGAGTTGAACCGTGAAGATTTTGATCGGTCGCTGGCAGTTAACGTCACGGGTCCCTGGATGATGTGTCGCGCTGCCGCACCTCATTTGAGATCGTCGAGCCATGCCCGAGTCATCAACATCTCATCAACGTTCGGCCTGGTCGCAGCGGCGAATAGGACCGCCTACACAACGTCAAAGGGTGCCACCATCCAGCTCACGCGGGCGCTAGCACTGGAGTGGGCAGACGACGGGATTATGGTCAACGCGATTGCTCCCGGCCCATTCCTCACCGAGATGAACATCCCATTCCAGAACACCGAACACGCCATCTCTATCATCTCCGAGGAAGTCGCCCTCAAACGCTGGGGGAAACTGCACGAGGTCCAGGGTGCGGCACTCTTGCTTGCGTCCGATGCTTCGAGCTACATGACGGGATCAGTCTTGGTCGTCGACGGCGGTTGGACAGCCCACTGA
- a CDS encoding pyridoxamine 5'-phosphate oxidase family protein, whose amino-acid sequence MAKDWRGKIGGMDEERMSLYLSGSTLARVAMTDDGGRPYVMPLWYHWDGNAFWFVIRERSAIARFMRDRPDVSIVVDDMGRVDDPERGRHFEAPKVFAQGTAEIVEEPNIGGQWVAVAEEMAKRYLGPNGPAYIKPTIQQPRWLIKVTPDNVKTWEGLGWAKKYWVESDTSVSHQDAHAS is encoded by the coding sequence GTGGCCAAGGATTGGCGGGGAAAAATTGGTGGGATGGACGAGGAGCGCATGAGTCTCTACCTCTCCGGTAGCACACTGGCACGGGTTGCCATGACCGATGACGGGGGCCGACCCTACGTGATGCCTCTTTGGTACCACTGGGATGGCAACGCTTTCTGGTTCGTAATCCGGGAACGCTCCGCCATTGCTCGTTTCATGAGGGATCGACCGGACGTTAGCATCGTAGTCGACGACATGGGAAGGGTCGACGATCCCGAACGCGGCCGTCACTTCGAGGCGCCCAAGGTGTTTGCGCAGGGAACCGCCGAGATCGTCGAAGAACCTAACATAGGTGGGCAGTGGGTCGCCGTCGCCGAGGAGATGGCAAAGCGGTATCTTGGACCAAATGGCCCCGCGTATATCAAACCGACGATTCAGCAACCTCGCTGGCTGATCAAGGTGACGCCAGACAATGTGAAGACGTGGGAGGGCCTTGGCTGGGCGAAGAAGTATTGGGTCGAGAGCGACACAAGCGTGAGTCACCAGGACGCGCACGCCTCTTAA
- a CDS encoding siderophore biosynthesis protein SbnG, with product MGWNDLRDGNPLKDTLLNGETAVGSFVRMSSVEVAEACAHAGCDFVIIDMEHAPVTWERAAAMVIAAESAGTVPLLRVSTWSRDLITRALDAGAHGVMIPQVETAIVTRSVVAATQYPPGGTRGTASNRRSGYGLRIPLDEYVVAANSSVFVSVQVESAVAVSNVEEIAAVEGLDCVFLGLSDLSVDLGVPGDWYHPRLVEHAERVIQACVASGVAFGLPTPTVELAKDYVGRGARFIATGDVGIFGRAMQDFVREVKRSSD from the coding sequence ATGGGGTGGAACGACCTTCGTGACGGCAATCCTCTAAAGGACACGCTTCTGAACGGGGAAACCGCCGTTGGCTCTTTCGTTCGCATGTCGTCGGTCGAGGTGGCCGAGGCATGCGCCCACGCGGGATGCGATTTCGTCATCATTGATATGGAACATGCTCCGGTGACATGGGAGCGGGCGGCCGCGATGGTTATTGCGGCCGAATCTGCCGGCACGGTCCCGCTGCTGCGAGTATCGACCTGGTCGCGAGATCTCATCACGCGTGCTCTCGACGCTGGCGCCCACGGCGTGATGATCCCACAGGTCGAGACAGCAATCGTGACTCGGTCTGTCGTCGCGGCAACCCAGTACCCACCGGGCGGGACTAGGGGGACGGCGAGCAACCGCAGATCAGGTTATGGCCTCCGTATTCCGCTTGATGAGTACGTTGTCGCAGCCAACAGCAGTGTTTTCGTCTCGGTCCAAGTCGAATCGGCGGTCGCCGTGTCAAACGTTGAAGAGATCGCCGCCGTCGAGGGTCTCGACTGCGTCTTCCTCGGCCTCTCCGATCTCTCTGTAGATCTTGGCGTTCCTGGCGACTGGTACCACCCCCGCCTTGTGGAGCATGCCGAGCGTGTTATTCAAGCGTGTGTGGCAAGCGGCGTCGCCTTTGGGCTTCCGACTCCGACTGTCGAACTTGCCAAGGACTACGTGGGGCGCGGGGCTCGGTTCATCGCGACCGGTGACGTTGGGATCTTCGGCCGCGCAATGCAGGACTTCGTCCGGGAGGTGAAGCGATCAAGCGACTAG
- a CDS encoding pyridoxamine 5'-phosphate oxidase family protein, whose translation MAKDFRGTLGGLDAELLETFLGHNALARLACLKPDGSPYVVPVWYHWDGEALWFVGRQRSAWCKYIQNDGRVSVVIDSEHSPPDESGQRTEIPKVMMEGIAEIIEEPNVGGKWVQIAEKMSYRYLGPNGPEYLTGTINQPRWLIKMTPSKVKTWQGVGWARRYWVEGQGGATYEEAHGE comes from the coding sequence ATGGCGAAGGACTTCCGCGGAACGCTCGGCGGATTGGATGCGGAACTACTTGAGACGTTCCTCGGCCACAACGCCCTTGCCCGTCTCGCATGCCTGAAGCCGGACGGTTCGCCGTACGTCGTACCGGTGTGGTACCACTGGGATGGCGAAGCTCTGTGGTTCGTCGGCCGCCAGCGCTCGGCATGGTGCAAATATATCCAGAATGATGGCCGTGTTTCCGTTGTCATAGACTCCGAGCACAGCCCTCCAGACGAATCGGGACAGCGTACCGAGATCCCTAAAGTGATGATGGAGGGGATCGCCGAGATCATCGAGGAACCCAATGTCGGTGGCAAGTGGGTGCAGATCGCCGAGAAGATGTCGTACCGCTACCTTGGCCCCAACGGCCCTGAGTACCTCACCGGCACCATAAACCAGCCTCGGTGGCTCATCAAGATGACCCCGTCGAAGGTGAAGACATGGCAGGGGGTCGGATGGGCCCGCCGCTATTGGGTCGAAGGTCAAGGTGGTGCCACGTACGAGGAGGCCCACGGCGAATAA